TCTAAGTGCAGTTCTTTTCCATGACCTGGTAATGTTGGAACCTCAATATGCCAATCTGTATTATCTTTTAAAAAATCAGCCAAGGGATCAACTTCATAAGGACCCCCAGTATATCCGTGTATTACTAAACATCCAATCATACGCTGCTCTCCTTTGCTCACTCCTCCACTCTTATTTATAGCTTCTGCTATTTTTACATATTCTATTTGGTTTTACTTACTTCTTGCTCAGATTTCATTTCCTGCTGCTCCATAAAAACCCACTTATCTAATATTCTTGATTAAAGAGCTGAATTGCTGAACAATTGGGGAAACCTGATGATACGTACTCGCAATTTGCCCAACAGTAGATATAATTTTGTCAAAATCAAGCTGCCCATTTCCATTTTGAAAATAGGACATTGGACCAGCTGCCTGCTGTCCTTGATTAGCGTTCATATTGGGATTAAAATTGGGCTCTGGATCCCCGGGATTCCCATTTGGATTTAAATTCGGATTACTTGCAGATTCTGCAAAATCCATATTTGCGTGGTCTTGGTTAGACCATTGACTCGGCAATTCAGGTTTTGCAAAAAGGTCATAAGGAGTTTGATGCAATTCCGCTCCATTCCAGTTCTGATGCGAATAGGATGTGTGATATGGGTATAGATTATGATTAACTGGAGGAGAATATTGTGGTTGATTATAAGGTCGATAACGCATCCGTACACACCTCTTTTTTGATTTTCTATTTACAATAAATTATGCTCCATTGTTAAAAAGTGTGTAGATGGCATGACCAGCTCTTCCCTAAAACCATTTGATTTTGGATTCAGATTCTGGGTCATCATCTTTAATACCCAACGCCCATTTGATTTTACTTTTCTGATATCCGAGGATCGGTTCATTTTCATCGATAAATGTAGCTGGAGTACCGTAAATATTTAATTCTTGCAGCTCTTCCATAAACGATTGATTTGCTGTTACATTTTTCTTTTTATAGGAAATATTATATTTATCTAATAATGATAAGACCTGATTGCACTTTAAACTATTATCACTAACATATACCGTAACTTCTGAATAATGCATTGATGACTCCTCCCGAAGTATTTACCTAAAACAAGTATTTATCATACTTGTTTATACCCTATCGAAGAAATCCGTAAACCAAATAATTTGAGAAAATTAACATTCATTTGCTTAAAAAAATTAAGTATCTCACCAAACCTTCTGTCTGCATACAGTAATTACATTTGATAGCCTGTATTTAAAACAAAAAAAGAATCCCCTAATCAAATGACTAAATGAGATTCATTGGACAAATCCAGTATCAAATTTTTTTAATCGTCGTTCCCAGCTTCTTTAATAGTTCAATTGCAGTCTCTTTTTCTTCATCGCTTAAACCATTCATAATCATTTTTATGTTATCCCAATGTGTTGGGAAGATCGTGCTTAATAATTCTCTTCCTTGATTGCTTATCCTTGCATATGTGACACGTCCATCATCGGGACTGGCTTCACGAATAAGATATCCTTTTTTTTCAAGCTTATTGACGATATATGTTATACTGCCGCTTGTCATTAGAATCTTATCGCCTATTTTTTGGAGCGGCTGTTTTCCGCGATGAAAAAGCAGCTCTAATACTGCAAAATCTGTTAAGTTCAATCCTTTTGATTTAATATCCATTTCGGCTTGTTCCATAATAGCTCGATAAGCCTTTGCCAACACAACAAAAAGCTTCAGTGATGAATCTTGTTTCTTTGCAATTAATGTTTCCTCAGTCAAAATATTCCCTTCTCTCATTATATTAATTATCTTCTCTAAGTGCATGCCTGCATCTAGCTTTTTCATTTGATTAAAGCCTCTATTTCTTATCGGCTCTATTCATACGAACTTTAATCAATTAATGTTTCAAAATAAATAATAAAAATCTGAACTTTCCATATTAATTCACATGCTTATATGAATTAATATTTTGACAATATAGGTCTAAAGATTTGTAAATAATGTGTAAAATTCCAAATTCTGACTAGCTTTTTATATTAGATTATTATTTAATAGAAATGTAACAAAATTTTTACGATACATAGGAGGGTCTACATGAAAAAACTTTATAGCTTGTTGCTTGTTCTTGCATTAGCATTAGTTCTGGCAGCTTGCGGAAGCTCAAATGATTCAAATACAGATACAGAATCAGGCAGCAATGGTGATGATTCAGCAAGCGGAGAAGGCATGATTCCAGATACTTTGGTAATGGGATTTGTTCCATCCCAGGATTCGGATACAATTGCTAATACCATTGAACCATTAGCAGAGCGTTTAGGTGAAGAGTTAGGGATCGAAGTCAAAGGTGAAGTGATGACGAACTATAATGCTTTAGTTGAAGCAATGGGAGCAAACCAGGTACATATCGGTTTTATTCCTGCATTCGGTTATGTTTTAGCTAACGAGCAATATGATGTTGAAGTTATTTTAAAATCTATTCGCTATGGATCAGGCACGTATAAAGCACAATATGTAGTCCATAAAGATTCGGGCATTGAAAGTCTTAAGGATTTAGAAGGAAAAGTCTGGGCATATGCTGACCAAGGATCCACATCTGGATACCTGTTCCCAGCAAATCAATTAATGGAAGAATTCGGCTATGATACCGCAGCTGAATTAGAAAGTGATTTCTTCAGCGGCACCGTTCAAAGCGGCGGACATGATAATGCGGCAATTGCAGTGCTAGAAGGGGACGCAGATGTTGCAACTACCTTTGATGATGTACGTACAGAGCTTGAAGAAGAATATCCAACTGTAATGGATGATCTTAAAGTTCTTGGCTATACAGAGGAAATTCCAAATGATACGATTTCCGTGACTAAAGAGTTAGACCCAGAATTTGTTCAGAAAATTAAAGATACCTTCTTATCCTTTAACGAGGACCCAGAAATGATTGAAATTATGAATGAAGTATATAACTGGGATGAAATCGACGAAGCAACAGACGAAGAATATCAAGTTGTAAAAGATACGTACCAAAAGTTCAAAGATAATATCGAGCTTTAAGAATAATTTGTTTAAAGGAGAGTGGACAACTCTCCTTTTTTCCACATTTCTTAATACTTTTATTTTAAAATCTAGTATACTGGCAATAAGCTTGTATATGAAATCAAGCTTCACTTTAATTATATTGGGGGAAATACATACGATGATCGAATTTAAAGACGTTAGCCTTGTGTACCCAAACGGCACAGAAGGATTAAAAAAGATTAACGTTACTATTAACGACGGCGAATTTGTTGTTATTGTAGGGTTATCCGGCGCTGGAAAATCCACTTTTATCCGCAGTATTAACCGTTTAGTTACACCAACTTCCGGTTCTCTTCTCGTTGATAACGAGGACATTCTGAAATATCGTGGTTCTGATATGAGAAAACTCCGCACAAAAACAGGAATGATTTTCCAAAATTACAATTTAGTAAAGCGTTCAAATGTGCTTAAAAATGTGTTAGCAGGCCGTCTTGGGCATACAGGTACATTGCGATCCATTTTTAATTTGTATAAAAAAGAAGATGTTGGATTAGCATACGAAAGCCTTCAGCGTGTAAATATCGCGGAGAAAATTTACAGTCGTGCAGATGAGTTAAGCGGTGGCCAACAACAGCGTGTCAGCATTGCCAGAGTACTTACCCAACAGCCAAAGTACATTTTAGCAGACGAGCCTGTAGCATCACTTGATCCACCAACTTCCCATCAAGTCATGACCTATTTAAAGAAAATCAACAAAGAGGATAATATTACAACCATCGTTAACCTCCATTTTATTGATATGGCAATGGAATATGCTGATCGCATTATTGGAATGCGGGCTGGAGAGGTCGTGTTTGATGGACCTGTTTCTGAGGTTTCAGAAAGCACATTTGAAGAAATTTACGGGCGTTCGATACGTGAGGATGACTTGCGTGGGGGGGCGGGCGAATCGTGACAAACGAAAACAATTCAGTAACTAGTAAAAAAATACCGTCCATCTATCCAGCAAAAACAAAAATGCAAGTAACGCTTATCTTTTTCATTGTGCTTGGTTTCTATTTGTTTAGTATGTCTTGGACACAGCAGCAAATGGTCGGTGGATTTAGCGGTGCATTTCGTAATGTATTTCAAGTTGTGGAGAAGTTCTTTCCTCCAAATACAGCCGTCATTTCAGCTATTTGGGGACCAATGGTAGAAACAATTCAAATGGCAATAATTGCTACAACAATCGCTGCCATACTTACAGTTCCGCTCGCTCTATTAGCAGCACAAAATGTAACAACATTTAAGCCATTATATTATGTTACACGTACATTTTTAAACATATTGCGTACAATACCTGATTTAGTTTTAGCAGTTATCTTTGTTGGTCTATTTGGAATTGGATTATTCCCTGGTATTTTAGCTCTTATTATTTTTTCATTAGGTATTTTAG
This region of Oceanobacillus sp. FSL K6-2867 genomic DNA includes:
- the phnE gene encoding phosphonate ABC transporter, permease protein PhnE, coding for MQVTLIFFIVLGFYLFSMSWTQQQMVGGFSGAFRNVFQVVEKFFPPNTAVISAIWGPMVETIQMAIIATTIAAILTVPLALLAAQNVTTFKPLYYVTRTFLNILRTIPDLVLAVIFVGLFGIGLFPGILALIIFSLGILAKLISETIESVDMNPLEAMRASGGNVFQVIWYALIPQVLPQYTSLVLYVFEINIRASVVLGLVGAGGIGLILNQQLGFYNYPNAMMIIILIFVVVIVIEYISTKIREALL
- a CDS encoding glutaredoxin domain-containing protein; protein product: MHYSEVTVYVSDNSLKCNQVLSLLDKYNISYKKKNVTANQSFMEELQELNIYGTPATFIDENEPILGYQKSKIKWALGIKDDDPESESKIKWF
- a CDS encoding MarR family transcriptional regulator, whose translation is MREGNILTEETLIAKKQDSSLKLFVVLAKAYRAIMEQAEMDIKSKGLNLTDFAVLELLFHRGKQPLQKIGDKILMTSGSITYIVNKLEKKGYLIREASPDDGRVTYARISNQGRELLSTIFPTHWDNIKMIMNGLSDEEKETAIELLKKLGTTIKKI
- a CDS encoding phosphate/phosphite/phosphonate ABC transporter substrate-binding protein; translation: MKKLYSLLLVLALALVLAACGSSNDSNTDTESGSNGDDSASGEGMIPDTLVMGFVPSQDSDTIANTIEPLAERLGEELGIEVKGEVMTNYNALVEAMGANQVHIGFIPAFGYVLANEQYDVEVILKSIRYGSGTYKAQYVVHKDSGIESLKDLEGKVWAYADQGSTSGYLFPANQLMEEFGYDTAAELESDFFSGTVQSGGHDNAAIAVLEGDADVATTFDDVRTELEEEYPTVMDDLKVLGYTEEIPNDTISVTKELDPEFVQKIKDTFLSFNEDPEMIEIMNEVYNWDEIDEATDEEYQVVKDTYQKFKDNIEL
- a CDS encoding YppG family protein, encoding MRYRPYNQPQYSPPVNHNLYPYHTSYSHQNWNGAELHQTPYDLFAKPELPSQWSNQDHANMDFAESASNPNLNPNGNPGDPEPNFNPNMNANQGQQAAGPMSYFQNGNGQLDFDKIISTVGQIASTYHQVSPIVQQFSSLIKNIR
- the phnC gene encoding phosphonate ABC transporter ATP-binding protein; its protein translation is MIEFKDVSLVYPNGTEGLKKINVTINDGEFVVIVGLSGAGKSTFIRSINRLVTPTSGSLLVDNEDILKYRGSDMRKLRTKTGMIFQNYNLVKRSNVLKNVLAGRLGHTGTLRSIFNLYKKEDVGLAYESLQRVNIAEKIYSRADELSGGQQQRVSIARVLTQQPKYILADEPVASLDPPTSHQVMTYLKKINKEDNITTIVNLHFIDMAMEYADRIIGMRAGEVVFDGPVSEVSESTFEEIYGRSIREDDLRGGAGES